The following are encoded in a window of Anopheles gambiae chromosome X, idAnoGambNW_F1_1, whole genome shotgun sequence genomic DNA:
- the LOC3289797 gene encoding LOW QUALITY PROTEIN: uncharacterized protein LOC3289797 (The sequence of the model RefSeq protein was modified relative to this genomic sequence to represent the inferred CDS: deleted 2 bases in 1 codon): MPSSTRVRSSFAVRGFALSLLLTLAATARGGSLVHELTVEAGELVGSCLRRSAASRWDCVKNESLAAVQQLSDAPRIVLLEGIQLVRSSDEPGNRHETHSPSAVGEQDGTIAATWSGAVLSALRRLLDTHMLEVDLAYPNGASESRAYGEGRHRRRQQMIPMMIFGVTVFGMFIIPIAFQFLTALSGKAFLMAKLALLLASMNGLKRVASAGVHYGLYHAVDQHPVPAPHPPPPFHQHSHALPLLYERAEGLYADGPRRSSGGTLAPFLNRLANGVILANNSRKLL; this comes from the exons ATGCCGTCGTCAACCAGAGTGCGTAGTTCGTTCGCCGTGCGGGGCTTCGCTCTCAGCCTGCTGCTGACGCTGGCAGCGACGGCTCGCGGTGGCTCGCTAGTGCACGAGCTGACGGTGGAGGCCGGCGAACTGGTGGGCAGCTGCCTACGCCGATCGGCCGCCTCCCGGTGGGACTGCGTGAAGAACGAAAGCCTGGCCGCGGTGCAGCAGCTTTCGGACGCACCGAGAATTGTGCTGCTGGAGGGAATACAGCTGGTGCGGAGCAGTGACGAGCCGGGAAACAGGCACGA GACGCATAGCCCATCGGCCGTCGGGGAGCAAGATGGTACCATTGCAGCCACGTGGAGTGGCGCCGTGCTGAGCGCATTGAGGCGGCTGTTGGACACGCACATGCTGGAGGTGGATCTGGCGTATCCGAATGGCGCATCGGAGAGCCGCGCATACGGCGAAG GACGTCACCGGCGCCGCCAGCAGATGATACCGATGATGATCTTCGGCGTGACCGTGTTCGGCATGTTCATCATCCCGATCGCGTTCCAGTTCCTGACCGCGCTCAGCGGCAAAGCGTTCCTGATGGCGAAGCTGGCCCTGCTGCTCGCCTCGATGAACGGCCTCAAACGG GTGGCATCAGCGGGCGTGCACTACGGGCTGTACCATGCGGTCGACCAGCATCCCGTACCGGCGCCGCATCCACCGCCCCCGTTCCACCAGCACTCGCACGCCCTGCCGCTGCTGTACGAGCGTGCCGAGGGACTGTACGCGGACGGGCCGCGGCGCAGCAGTGGCGGCACG CTGGCGCCATTTTTGAACCGCCTAGCAAACGGCGTCATCCTAGCAAACAATTCCAGAAAGCTAttatag